A window from Vulcanimicrobium alpinum encodes these proteins:
- a CDS encoding deoxyribonuclease IV: MRIGFHVRVGGGYDAAVAYATKHGCSSLQFFSGNPKTYRIGAIDAPALAKFAAARTAAGVTPVAIHTSYLINLATDDPKIANGSLRLLKNDLAVAAAGDVAYVNTHLGSYGKRDRKEGFAAVVAALEDALEGIAPQVSLVMENSAGAGALCGGTMEELGALVRAVGHPNLRVCIDTAHTWAAGYAIDTPDGVAAFFDHVEREIGLERIVMFHFNDTEIELGGHRDRHWHIGEGRIGIAGFRAIVAHPGVQGKVAILETPGEEGDDARNIAALRTVLEGVGA; the protein is encoded by the coding sequence ATGCGCATCGGCTTCCACGTGCGCGTCGGCGGCGGCTACGATGCTGCCGTCGCGTACGCGACGAAACACGGCTGCTCGTCGCTGCAGTTCTTCAGCGGCAACCCCAAGACGTATCGGATCGGCGCGATCGATGCGCCTGCGCTGGCCAAGTTCGCGGCCGCACGAACGGCGGCCGGCGTCACGCCGGTCGCGATCCACACCTCGTACCTGATCAACCTTGCGACCGATGATCCGAAGATCGCGAACGGTTCGCTGCGCCTGCTCAAGAACGATCTGGCGGTCGCCGCCGCCGGCGACGTCGCCTACGTCAACACGCATCTCGGTTCGTACGGCAAGCGCGATCGCAAGGAAGGTTTCGCGGCGGTCGTCGCCGCCCTCGAGGATGCGCTCGAGGGGATCGCTCCGCAGGTCTCGCTGGTGATGGAGAACAGTGCCGGGGCCGGTGCGCTGTGCGGCGGGACGATGGAGGAGCTGGGCGCGCTGGTGCGTGCGGTCGGGCATCCGAACCTGCGCGTCTGCATCGACACCGCACACACCTGGGCGGCGGGATACGCGATCGACACGCCCGACGGCGTCGCGGCGTTTTTCGACCACGTCGAGCGGGAAATCGGTCTCGAGCGGATCGTGATGTTTCATTTCAACGACACCGAGATCGAGCTGGGTGGTCACCGGGATCGTCACTGGCACATCGGCGAAGGACGGATCGGGATCGCAGGCTTCCGCGCCATCGTGGCGCATCCGGGGGTCCAGGGAAAGGTTGCGATCCTGGAAACACCGGGTGAAGAGGGCGACGATGCGCGCAACATCGCCGCCCTGCGCACCGTGCTGGAGGGAGTCGGCGCATGA
- a CDS encoding PilZ domain-containing protein: MSEQERRTSARVAVSIPARYRPEGVADARERNGTIDNISRNGLLLVAGETFPEETRLRIAFDDKQGGRHELVAAVVRSQAMGGFGVAFVHIPDATLEYVRAALGVE; the protein is encoded by the coding sequence ATGAGCGAACAGGAACGTCGCACCTCGGCCCGCGTGGCGGTCAGCATCCCTGCCCGCTACCGTCCCGAGGGCGTTGCGGATGCGCGTGAACGGAACGGGACGATCGACAACATCTCGCGCAACGGGCTCCTGCTCGTCGCGGGCGAGACGTTTCCGGAGGAAACCCGCCTGCGCATCGCGTTCGACGACAAGCAGGGCGGCCGCCACGAACTCGTCGCTGCGGTCGTGCGCTCGCAGGCGATGGGCGGCTTCGGCGTCGCCTTCGTGCACATCCCCGATGCGACGCTGGAGTACGTGCGCGCCGCGCTCGGCGTCGAGTAG
- the dinB gene encoding DNA polymerase IV has protein sequence MIVHFDLDAFYASVAQRDDPSLRGIPLAISGRSRRAVVLTASYEARPFGVRSAMPLYRALELCPELTVVPPDFTRYRESSQRVFAIFVDGARAVEGLSLDEAFVDVPDETLDGAIAFAQRVRARIRDEVGLTASAGVARTKMVAKIASDMNKPDGLTVVPPGTEADFLAPLPVGRLWGIGPKTQPRLESAGISTIGDVAALDDARMYALFGRGGTFYRDLARGIDERDVDGSRERKSISTEETFEYDVRDEARILDLLRLQADELARDMQAKHLRGATVGIKIKRADFTITGKQTTLAVPTDDAGAILAASLWCWHRSGLAGVPIRLLGTRIASLTEEPQRELRLF, from the coding sequence GTGATCGTTCACTTCGATCTCGACGCGTTCTACGCATCGGTCGCCCAGCGCGACGATCCGTCGCTGCGCGGGATCCCGCTGGCGATCTCCGGCCGCTCGCGCCGCGCCGTCGTCCTGACCGCGTCGTACGAAGCGCGGCCGTTCGGCGTGCGCTCCGCGATGCCGCTCTACCGCGCGCTGGAACTGTGCCCCGAGCTGACGGTCGTGCCGCCCGATTTCACGCGGTATCGCGAGAGCTCGCAGCGCGTCTTCGCGATCTTCGTCGACGGCGCGCGTGCGGTCGAGGGACTCTCGCTCGACGAGGCGTTCGTCGACGTTCCCGACGAGACGCTCGACGGCGCGATCGCGTTTGCCCAGCGCGTGCGCGCGCGCATCCGTGATGAGGTCGGGCTGACCGCGAGCGCCGGCGTCGCGCGCACGAAAATGGTTGCGAAGATCGCGAGCGACATGAACAAGCCCGACGGCTTGACCGTCGTGCCGCCCGGGACGGAGGCGGATTTCCTCGCGCCGCTCCCGGTTGGGCGACTGTGGGGGATCGGACCGAAGACGCAGCCGCGCTTGGAGAGCGCCGGGATCAGCACGATCGGCGACGTCGCCGCGCTCGACGACGCGCGGATGTACGCGCTGTTCGGCCGCGGCGGAACATTTTATCGCGATCTCGCGCGCGGGATCGACGAACGCGACGTCGACGGTTCGCGCGAGCGCAAGTCGATCTCGACCGAGGAGACGTTCGAGTACGACGTCCGCGACGAAGCGCGCATCCTCGACCTGCTGCGCTTGCAGGCCGACGAACTCGCGCGCGACATGCAGGCGAAGCACCTTCGCGGGGCGACGGTCGGCATCAAGATCAAGAGAGCCGACTTCACCATCACCGGCAAGCAGACGACGCTCGCCGTTCCGACCGACGACGCCGGCGCGATCCTGGCGGCGTCGCTGTGGTGCTGGCACCGCAGCGGCTTGGCCGGCGTTCCGATCCGCCTGCTCGGAACGCGCATCGCCTCGCTCACCGAAGAGCCGCAGCGCGAACTGCGCCTATTCTAG
- a CDS encoding ATP-binding protein: protein MDATRELAPNGPALDRPLPSGLVFFLFTDIEGSTVRWDRDPEAMQRAVRRHDVLMRDAIERAGGTVFKTIGDAFCAVFWSAADAVAAALGAQQDLAAEDFSEVGGVRVRMAIHGGTADERDSDYFGPTVNRVARLLAIGHGEQVLLSGAAAEAAIAALPGGVTLNDMGEHRLKDLTAPERVFQLTAPGMRFEFPRLNSLSVRNNNFPKQLTSLVGREQDVVDIVALLNGNHLVTLVGTGGVGKTRCSLQVGAELLDKYSDGAWFADLAPISDPAQVIAAIAAIFSIQESANRPLLDSVIAQLRTKQLVLILDNCEHVIEAASQTAAALLRSCPGIVILATSREPLNIPGEIVHRLPTLSIPRMTKFLTVPGALQYGAVALFDARARAANARFAVTADNVGTVVEICTRLDGIALAIELAAARIKVMSLRDLAGKLDERFRVLTSGDRTALPRQQTLRALIDWSYDGLPDTEKIVFRSLAVFAGGFGLRNATAVCAGGEIDEYVALDAITALVDKSMMTMEERGDDEVHYRLLESTRAYARDKLVEQGEFDAVAERHAIAYAAWAEDVENEYDATPTPEWYGRIDFELENVRSALSWSLGGGDTLVGQRLAATLGRIMLSFAAAEARRWVTVALERVDDLTPPEIVARLKLADALLASVLNQFKGALTSAQEALARFTELGDKRGIADAQRFAGRSMIRMGQVAEGEKLLYASLQAYVDLGLHRQGGTLRDLAVARSIEGDLSGARDLFTRALDVFRTSQDEENVALTGAALAEAEFACGDPERALIVAEEALEAMRGFGRDRMAAAMLGNIAAYLIAAGLYDLAHANAHSALKEALEADAQASVTFALQHLAAIAALRPSPDDERAARLTGFVDGRLAALDVVREFTEQHEYEATLTALRTRLAPEKLDALLADGRSTPIARALDWALAI, encoded by the coding sequence ATGGACGCGACCCGCGAGCTCGCGCCGAACGGGCCTGCGCTGGACCGGCCCCTACCCTCCGGCCTCGTATTTTTTCTGTTCACGGATATCGAGGGGAGCACGGTCCGCTGGGACCGCGATCCGGAGGCGATGCAGCGCGCGGTCCGGCGGCACGACGTGCTCATGCGCGACGCGATCGAACGCGCCGGAGGCACCGTCTTCAAGACGATCGGTGACGCGTTCTGCGCGGTCTTCTGGAGCGCCGCCGACGCCGTCGCAGCGGCGCTCGGCGCACAGCAGGATCTTGCCGCGGAAGACTTCTCCGAAGTCGGCGGCGTTCGCGTCCGGATGGCGATCCATGGCGGGACGGCCGACGAACGCGACTCCGACTACTTCGGGCCTACCGTCAACCGCGTGGCGCGGCTGCTGGCGATCGGTCACGGCGAGCAGGTGCTGCTCTCGGGCGCCGCGGCGGAGGCGGCGATCGCCGCGCTCCCCGGCGGGGTCACGCTCAACGACATGGGCGAGCACCGCCTGAAGGATCTCACCGCGCCGGAGCGCGTCTTCCAGCTCACGGCGCCCGGGATGCGATTCGAATTTCCCCGGCTCAACTCGCTGAGCGTCCGCAACAACAACTTCCCCAAGCAGCTCACCAGCCTCGTCGGTCGCGAGCAGGACGTCGTCGACATCGTCGCCCTGCTCAACGGGAATCACCTCGTCACGCTCGTCGGGACCGGAGGCGTCGGAAAGACGCGCTGCTCGCTTCAGGTCGGCGCGGAACTCCTCGACAAGTACTCCGACGGCGCCTGGTTCGCCGACCTCGCGCCGATCAGCGACCCGGCGCAAGTCATCGCGGCGATCGCCGCGATCTTCAGCATCCAAGAGTCCGCGAACCGCCCGCTGCTGGATTCGGTCATCGCGCAATTGCGCACCAAGCAGCTGGTGCTGATCCTCGACAACTGCGAGCACGTCATCGAAGCGGCGTCGCAGACGGCTGCCGCGCTGCTTCGGTCGTGTCCGGGGATCGTGATCCTCGCGACGAGCCGCGAGCCGCTCAACATCCCGGGCGAAATCGTCCACCGGCTGCCGACGCTCTCCATCCCGCGCATGACCAAGTTCCTGACGGTGCCGGGCGCGCTGCAGTACGGCGCCGTCGCGCTGTTCGACGCACGGGCGCGCGCCGCGAACGCCCGCTTCGCCGTCACCGCCGACAACGTCGGCACCGTCGTCGAGATCTGCACGCGGCTTGACGGGATCGCGCTGGCGATCGAGCTCGCCGCGGCGCGCATCAAGGTGATGTCGCTGCGCGACCTGGCGGGGAAACTCGACGAGCGCTTCCGCGTCCTCACCAGCGGCGACCGGACTGCGCTGCCGCGCCAGCAGACGCTGCGCGCGCTCATCGATTGGAGCTACGACGGCCTCCCCGACACGGAGAAGATCGTCTTCCGCTCGCTGGCAGTGTTCGCCGGCGGTTTCGGATTGCGCAACGCCACCGCCGTCTGCGCCGGCGGTGAGATCGACGAATACGTCGCGCTCGACGCGATTACCGCGCTCGTCGACAAGTCGATGATGACGATGGAGGAGCGCGGCGACGACGAGGTCCACTATCGTCTGCTCGAGTCGACGCGCGCATACGCTCGCGACAAACTCGTCGAGCAGGGCGAATTCGATGCGGTCGCAGAGCGCCACGCGATCGCCTATGCGGCATGGGCGGAAGATGTCGAGAACGAGTACGACGCAACGCCGACGCCAGAGTGGTACGGACGGATCGACTTCGAACTCGAGAACGTGCGCAGCGCGCTTTCGTGGTCGCTCGGCGGCGGCGACACGCTGGTGGGCCAGCGTCTCGCCGCGACGCTCGGGCGCATCATGCTGTCGTTCGCGGCCGCGGAAGCGCGGCGCTGGGTGACCGTCGCGCTGGAACGCGTCGACGACCTCACCCCGCCGGAGATCGTCGCGCGGCTGAAACTGGCGGACGCGCTCTTGGCGTCGGTGCTCAACCAGTTCAAAGGCGCGCTGACGTCAGCGCAAGAGGCGCTGGCGCGCTTCACCGAACTCGGCGACAAGCGCGGCATCGCCGACGCGCAACGCTTTGCCGGCCGCTCGATGATCCGCATGGGGCAGGTCGCCGAAGGAGAGAAACTGCTCTACGCGTCGCTGCAGGCGTACGTCGATCTCGGGCTGCATCGCCAAGGCGGCACGCTGCGTGATCTCGCCGTCGCGCGCAGCATCGAAGGCGACCTCTCCGGCGCGCGCGATCTCTTCACCCGTGCGCTCGACGTTTTCCGCACGAGCCAGGACGAGGAGAACGTCGCGCTCACCGGCGCCGCGCTCGCGGAGGCCGAGTTCGCGTGCGGTGACCCCGAGCGCGCGCTGATCGTCGCCGAGGAGGCGCTCGAGGCGATGCGCGGTTTCGGCCGCGACCGCATGGCAGCGGCAATGCTCGGGAACATCGCCGCCTATCTCATCGCGGCCGGACTCTACGATCTCGCGCATGCCAACGCGCACTCGGCGCTCAAAGAGGCGCTCGAAGCCGACGCGCAAGCGTCGGTGACGTTCGCGCTGCAGCACCTTGCCGCAATCGCCGCGTTGCGCCCGTCGCCCGACGACGAACGCGCGGCGCGGCTCACGGGTTTCGTCGACGGCCGGCTGGCCGCGCTCGACGTCGTCCGCGAGTTCACCGAACAGCACGAATACGAAGCGACGCTCACCGCGCTGCGCACGCGGCTCGCGCCGGAGAAGCTCGATGCGCTGCTCGCCGATGGCCGCAGCACGCCGATCGCGCGTGCGCTGGACTGGGCGCTCGCGATTTAG
- a CDS encoding GNAT family N-acetyltransferase — protein sequence MIALAPIAPDEYVRDVLPQSRTMWAGARTFDEYVAEFRAAAASPWGRRRFRTVGLRVDGALVASCKRYARVLRCGERSYEAAGIGAVFTPEALRGRGYATAMLGAFLDAERAAGTDVAYLFSDIRPAFYAGLGFVRLPSRTFTLRADALPNDRIEVAALDDDDAGAVRRVFDALDRRRPFAFARTPLDWGWQRLRARSREHAGDPVHLGVRRGRLLCAYVTGRRVPAADAFVLDEFAFARNDDAWLIAPLLRAAAGDLRKVQGWLPPAVARGALPRGAVRARSDATAMLIPLSPAFRAAWNACGGRPAPVDADPVWSTDHI from the coding sequence ATGATCGCGCTCGCACCGATCGCGCCCGACGAGTACGTGCGGGACGTGCTTCCGCAGTCGCGCACAATGTGGGCCGGCGCGCGCACGTTCGACGAGTACGTTGCGGAGTTTCGCGCCGCTGCGGCGTCACCGTGGGGCCGGCGCCGTTTCCGCACCGTCGGTCTGCGCGTCGACGGCGCGCTCGTCGCGTCGTGCAAGCGGTACGCGCGCGTGCTGCGTTGCGGCGAGCGAAGTTACGAAGCGGCCGGGATCGGCGCCGTGTTCACGCCGGAGGCGCTGCGCGGGCGCGGGTACGCCACCGCGATGCTCGGCGCGTTTCTCGACGCGGAGCGCGCCGCCGGGACCGACGTCGCCTACCTCTTCAGCGATATCCGGCCCGCGTTCTATGCCGGGCTCGGGTTCGTCCGCCTCCCGTCGCGCACGTTCACGTTGCGCGCAGACGCGCTGCCGAACGACCGCATCGAGGTCGCGGCGCTCGACGACGACGACGCGGGCGCCGTGCGGCGCGTCTTCGACGCGCTCGACCGTCGGCGACCGTTCGCGTTCGCGCGCACGCCGCTGGATTGGGGCTGGCAGCGCCTGCGCGCGCGTTCGCGCGAGCACGCGGGCGACCCCGTGCACCTGGGCGTGCGGCGCGGCCGTCTGCTGTGCGCGTACGTCACCGGCCGGCGCGTCCCCGCCGCCGACGCCTTCGTCCTCGACGAGTTCGCGTTCGCGCGCAACGACGACGCCTGGCTGATCGCGCCGCTGCTGCGCGCGGCGGCGGGCGATCTGCGCAAGGTGCAAGGTTGGCTTCCGCCCGCGGTCGCGCGCGGCGCCCTGCCGCGCGGCGCGGTGCGCGCGCGCAGCGACGCGACCGCAATGCTGATCCCGCTCAGCCCCGCGTTTCGCGCCGCCTGGAACGCGTGCGGCGGCCGCCCCGCACCGGTCGACGCCGATCCGGTGTGGAGCACCGACCACATCTGA
- the cysQ gene encoding 3'(2'),5'-bisphosphate nucleotidase CysQ, translating to MLLRAGAAALLTDVVTIARNAGDAILRIERDGAGDVRRKHDESMLTQADLVAESLIARALAARDPQTPIISEEGRCDAHGGAPSRFWLVDPLDGTREFIAGNGEYTVNIALVEDGEAVLGVVHAPALETTYAAARGLGAQRIAAGTSQPIRARAGGELVVVASRSHPGPLLDRFLAALPPHRTVAMGSALKLCAVADGTALLYPRLGPTCWWDTAAAHAVVAESGATVVALDNAPLRYAGSDVRNPPFVCSALPRSTWERAAEAVGAELR from the coding sequence ATGCTGCTCCGAGCCGGCGCCGCCGCGCTGCTCACCGACGTCGTCACGATCGCCCGCAACGCGGGCGACGCGATCCTGCGAATCGAACGCGACGGTGCCGGCGACGTGCGGCGGAAGCACGACGAATCGATGCTCACGCAAGCGGATCTCGTCGCGGAGTCGCTGATCGCGCGAGCGCTCGCGGCGCGCGATCCGCAGACGCCGATCATCTCCGAAGAGGGCCGCTGCGACGCGCACGGCGGCGCGCCGTCGCGTTTCTGGCTCGTCGATCCGCTCGACGGAACGCGCGAGTTCATCGCCGGAAACGGCGAGTACACCGTCAACATCGCGCTCGTCGAGGACGGCGAAGCGGTGCTGGGCGTCGTGCACGCACCTGCCCTCGAGACGACCTACGCGGCGGCGCGCGGCCTGGGCGCGCAGCGGATCGCCGCCGGCACGTCGCAGCCGATCCGTGCGCGCGCCGGCGGGGAACTCGTCGTCGTCGCGAGCCGCTCGCATCCCGGTCCGCTGCTCGACCGGTTTCTCGCCGCGCTCCCGCCGCACCGCACCGTCGCGATGGGCAGCGCGCTCAAACTCTGCGCCGTCGCCGACGGAACGGCGCTGCTCTATCCGCGCCTGGGCCCGACCTGCTGGTGGGACACGGCGGCAGCGCACGCGGTCGTCGCCGAGAGCGGTGCGACGGTCGTCGCGCTCGACAACGCGCCGCTGCGCTATGCAGGCAGCGACGTGCGCAACCCGCCGTTCGTGTGCAGTGCGCTGCCGCGCTCGACGTGGGAACGCGCCGCGGAGGCCGTCGGCGCCGAATTGCGATGA
- a CDS encoding DUF1501 domain-containing protein: MKRSTFVSSALSVAFLGGNASVALAQVAGASAPLPSFGANGDPDNVLVVVQMGGGNDGLNTVVPFADDNYHRVRPGIALAPASVLKLNDRIGFNPALKGLAALYHEGSVAVVQGVGYPNPNRSHFEATQIWETASPERPQQYGWLGRYLDRRFPAGSKPPLFEAVSLGDTLPAALVASHVEVPAIGTLGAFGYNAGRNLAEKQSAGVLYDGAKAGQSPYLTMIAQTARDAYHGGDTLRAQTATFTNKAAYPNNGFAQQLALAARLIGSSVGSKIVFVSLGSFDTHAGQRAQQDRLLGYLGDGLQAFYADLAAHGLDRKVMTLTFSEFGRRVAQNASNGTDHGTAMPLFVIGGGVKGGIYGEHPSLTDLDRGDLKFSTDFRSVYATVISRWLGRDPSAVLGGAYPAIAFV, from the coding sequence ATGAAACGCAGCACCTTCGTCTCCTCCGCGCTCTCGGTCGCGTTCCTCGGCGGCAACGCGAGCGTCGCGCTCGCGCAGGTCGCGGGCGCATCGGCACCGCTGCCGTCGTTCGGCGCAAACGGCGATCCCGACAACGTCCTGGTCGTGGTGCAGATGGGCGGCGGCAACGATGGGCTCAACACCGTCGTCCCCTTCGCGGACGACAACTACCATCGCGTGCGCCCCGGGATCGCGCTCGCGCCCGCTTCGGTGCTGAAGCTGAACGATCGCATCGGTTTCAATCCCGCCCTGAAGGGCCTCGCCGCACTCTACCACGAGGGCAGCGTGGCCGTGGTCCAGGGCGTCGGCTATCCGAATCCCAACCGCTCGCATTTCGAGGCGACGCAGATCTGGGAGACGGCGTCGCCCGAACGACCTCAGCAGTACGGATGGCTGGGCCGCTATCTCGACCGACGCTTCCCGGCGGGTTCGAAGCCGCCGCTTTTCGAGGCGGTCTCGCTCGGCGACACGCTTCCCGCGGCGCTCGTCGCGTCGCACGTCGAGGTGCCGGCGATCGGTACACTCGGCGCTTTCGGCTACAACGCGGGGCGCAATCTCGCCGAAAAACAGAGCGCCGGCGTCCTCTACGACGGTGCGAAGGCCGGACAGTCGCCGTATCTCACGATGATCGCGCAGACCGCGCGCGATGCCTACCACGGCGGCGACACGCTGCGCGCGCAGACCGCGACCTTCACCAACAAGGCGGCGTATCCGAACAACGGCTTCGCGCAGCAGCTCGCGCTCGCCGCGCGGCTGATCGGCTCCAGCGTCGGGTCGAAGATCGTCTTCGTCTCGCTCGGTTCGTTCGACACGCACGCCGGACAGCGCGCGCAGCAGGACCGTCTCCTCGGCTATCTCGGCGACGGCCTGCAGGCGTTCTACGCCGATCTCGCGGCGCACGGTCTCGATCGCAAGGTGATGACGCTGACGTTCAGCGAGTTCGGCCGGCGCGTGGCGCAGAACGCGTCGAACGGAACGGATCACGGGACCGCGATGCCGCTGTTCGTCATCGGCGGCGGCGTGAAAGGCGGGATCTACGGCGAGCATCCCTCGCTCACCGATCTCGATCGCGGCGACTTGAAGTTCTCGACCGATTTCCGATCCGTCTACGCGACGGTGATTTCACGCTGGCTCGGCCGCGACCCCAGCGCCGTGCTCGGCGGCGCATATCCGGCGATCGCGTTCGTCTGA
- a CDS encoding DUF1800 domain-containing protein, translating into MPSKIDTSTDPQVGFRPPGALDAATALLPYAGRFGPRHAAHLLRRAGFGGAADEPARLASLGMNGAVDAMLHPPGLDAEFTDFPDSDVLFTQGKNRAAAQMWWLDRMLRTNRQLREKMTLFWHGHFATSINKVPAAQMVAQIDLFRTLGMGRFPALLSAVTTDPAMLIWLDNRYNAKAHPNENYAREVMELFALGLGNYTEDDIKEAARAFTGWTLDRGLQAQFVAARHDDGPKTVFGKTGNYNADDVIALIVAQPVHQRFLARKLLEFFVYSDPEPELIESAAQVYALSGFDIAKTVGTILRSNVFYSTRAYRALPKSPVEFAIGTLRYFGTATVPPNLPYQLARMGQEPLNPPSVKGWDGGPTWINTSTLLARFNFVNALVAQTAPGKNGQPAVSAPYVNPDALVGRVGMDAAKVAAALVGEAVQDDVTSDVRATLTGYLNSATPTAATQNPMPFGPENYQDKIRGALALTLNLPVNQLA; encoded by the coding sequence GTGCCGTCCAAGATCGACACTTCGACCGATCCGCAGGTCGGTTTTCGTCCGCCCGGCGCGCTCGATGCCGCGACGGCGCTCCTGCCGTACGCCGGCCGCTTCGGGCCGCGTCATGCCGCGCATCTGCTGCGCCGCGCGGGCTTCGGCGGTGCGGCCGACGAGCCGGCGCGCCTCGCATCGCTCGGGATGAACGGCGCGGTCGACGCGATGCTCCATCCGCCCGGCCTCGACGCGGAATTCACCGACTTCCCCGACTCGGACGTACTCTTCACGCAAGGCAAGAACCGCGCCGCGGCGCAGATGTGGTGGCTCGACCGCATGCTGCGCACGAACCGCCAGTTGCGCGAAAAGATGACGCTTTTCTGGCACGGTCACTTCGCGACGTCGATCAACAAGGTGCCGGCGGCGCAGATGGTCGCGCAGATCGATCTGTTCCGCACGCTCGGGATGGGCCGCTTCCCCGCGCTTCTCTCGGCAGTGACGACCGATCCGGCGATGCTGATCTGGCTCGACAACCGCTACAACGCCAAAGCGCATCCCAACGAAAACTACGCGCGCGAGGTGATGGAGCTCTTCGCGCTTGGGCTCGGCAACTACACCGAAGACGACATCAAGGAAGCGGCCCGCGCGTTCACCGGCTGGACGCTCGATCGCGGACTGCAGGCCCAGTTCGTCGCCGCGCGTCACGACGATGGTCCGAAGACGGTGTTCGGCAAGACCGGCAACTACAACGCCGACGACGTCATCGCGCTGATCGTCGCCCAGCCGGTGCACCAGCGCTTCCTCGCGCGCAAGCTGCTCGAATTCTTCGTCTACAGCGACCCCGAACCCGAGCTCATCGAGTCCGCCGCGCAGGTGTACGCGCTCTCCGGCTTCGACATCGCGAAGACGGTCGGCACGATCCTGCGCTCGAACGTCTTCTACTCGACGCGCGCCTACCGCGCGTTGCCGAAATCGCCGGTCGAATTCGCGATCGGGACGCTGCGCTATTTCGGGACTGCGACGGTGCCGCCGAACCTGCCGTACCAGCTCGCACGCATGGGCCAGGAGCCGCTCAACCCGCCGAGCGTCAAGGGTTGGGACGGCGGCCCGACGTGGATCAACACCTCGACCCTGCTGGCGCGCTTCAACTTCGTCAACGCGCTGGTCGCGCAGACCGCGCCCGGAAAGAACGGCCAGCCGGCGGTGAGCGCGCCGTACGTCAATCCGGATGCGCTGGTCGGCCGCGTCGGGATGGACGCCGCGAAAGTCGCCGCGGCACTGGTCGGCGAGGCGGTGCAGGACGACGTCACCTCCGACGTTCGCGCGACGCTCACCGGATATCTGAACAGCGCGACGCCGACCGCCGCGACGCAGAATCCGATGCCCTTCGGTCCCGAGAACTATCAGGACAAGATCCGCGGCGCGCTTGCGCTCACCCTGAACCTGCCCGTCAATCAGCTCGCTTGA